In Streptomyces sp. NBC_00683, the DNA window CTGGCAGCCGATCTGTACGCGATGCAGGCCAAGGCCTACGCGCAACTCGGCGACCACCGGAGCGCCCTGGAGTGCATCCGCCGCGCCGAGTCCCAGGACGGCCGCATCCACCCGGGCCACGAACCGGACGAGACGGGATACGTGCAGCCGGGACTCGTCAACGTCCAGGTGGCGGAGGCGCTCCTCAGGCTCGGGGACCTCCCCGGGGCCAGGGAGCACGCCGCGGCGGCCGTACGCTCCCCCGCGCACGACCGCGGCACCGTGCACAGGCTGGCGATGCTCACCCATCTCGAACTGCTCCAGGGAGAGCCGGACAAGGCGGCCCGCACCGCCTCGGAAATGGCAGAACGCGCCCGGGGCATGGAGTCGCGGCGGCTGCGCGACCGGCTGCGCTCCGTGCGGGAACATCTGGCCGCGAGCGGCTGCGCGGACGCCGAAGCGGCGGCCGGCCTCATCGACGGGGCGCTGCGCGTGCCTCTGTGAGCTCCGCCCCAGGTGCCGCCGCACGTTCCCTTGCGGGGCTGACCCTGCTCCGATGTTGCCATCGACCAGTCGGAAGGTGGCAAAACTGTGCAGTGGATGAACTTAGGCGAACAGACTGTGTATGAGAACCGCTGGTTCCGGGTCAATCTGGCAGATGTCGTCCTCCCTGACGGCAGGCATCTCGAGCACTTCCTCATCCGGCTGCGGCCGGTGGCCGCGGCGACCGTCGTCAACGAGGCGAACGAGGTACTCCTGCTGTGGCGGCACCGGTTCATCACCAACAGCTGGGGCTGGGAGCTCGCCGCGGGTGTCGTCGAGGACGGCGAGGACATCGCGGCCGGGGCCGCCCGGGAGATGGAGGAGGAGACCGGCTGGCGCCCGGGCGAGCTGCGCCCGCTGATGACGGTGGAGCCGGCCAACGGCCTCATCGACGCCCGGCACCATCTCTTCTGGACGCGGGAGGCGACGTACACCGGCCCCCCGGCGGACGGCTTCGAGTCCTCGCGCCGTGAGTGGATACCGCTCAAACTCGTGCCCGACATGATCGCGCGCGGCGAGATCCCGGCGGCCAACATGGCGGCCGGTCTGATGATGCTCCATCACATGCAGCTGGGCTGAGTGCACACGGACGCGCGAAAGGGCCGGCCGGGGGTGTCCCGGCCGGCCCCTTCACGTACACGGAAAGCACCTGGCGCGTGATTACGGCGCCGTGGGAATTCAGTCGTACGGGTAGAAGCCCGAGCCCGTCTTGCGGCCGAGACGGCCCGCGTCCACCATCCGCTGGAGCAGCGGGGGAGCGGCGTACAGCGGCTCCTTGTACTCGGCGTACATCGAGTCGGCGACCGAGGCCACGGTGTCCAGACCGATCAGGTCGGCGAGCTTGAGCGGCCCCATCGGGTGGGCGCAGCCCATCTCCATGCCGTTGTCGATGTCCTCGCGGCTGGCGATGCCCGACTCGAACATCCGGATCGCCGAGAGCAGATACGGGATCAGCAGGGCGTTGACGACGAAACCGGAACGGTCCTGGGCGCGGATCGCGTGCTTGTCGAGCACGTTCTGCACGACGGCTTCGGCGCGCTTTATCGTCTCGTCCGACGTCGTCAGAGCGGGGATCAGCTCGACGAGCTTCTGCACCGGCGCGGGGTTGAAGAAGTGGATGCCGATGACCTGGTCCGGCCGGGAGGTCGCCACGGCGAGCTTCACCAGCGGGATGGAGGAGGTGTTCGAGGCGAGGATCGCGTCCGGCCGGGTCACCACCTGGTCGAGCACCTGGAAGATCTCGGTCTTGACCTGCTCGTTCTCCACGACGGCCTCGATGACGAGATCGCGGTCCGCGAACTCACCGAGGTCGGTGGTGAAGCTGAGGCGGCCGAGTGTCTCGTCGCGCTCCTCCGCAGTGATCTTGCCGCGTTCGGCGGCCTTCGAGAGGGAGTTGTGCAGCCGGGTACGCCCTATTTCCAGGGCCTCGCCGGTGGTCTCGGCCACCATGACATCGAGGCCGCTGCGGGCGCACACCTCCGCGATGCCTGCGCCCATCTGGCCACAGCCCACCACTCCGACGCGTGCAATGTCGGCCATAGAGTCCGTCACCTCGTGCCTTTCGCTGATCTTCGTGCGGCAGTTCCCGTCTGATTCCGGTGCCCGCCTCGACCCCACGACGTTACTCCGCGATCCGGCCGCGGTGACCTGCGGGTCGGGAGGTCCCGGGGTGGGCATGATCTGCGTCACCGGCCATGACCGGAGCGGTACCGGAACGGCACAGGGGACAGACGCGTGAAAGGTGTGATGAATGCGGCATATGGGCCGGAGATCCTTCGCGATGGGTGCGGCCGGGATG includes these proteins:
- a CDS encoding NUDIX hydrolase → MQWMNLGEQTVYENRWFRVNLADVVLPDGRHLEHFLIRLRPVAAATVVNEANEVLLLWRHRFITNSWGWELAAGVVEDGEDIAAGAAREMEEETGWRPGELRPLMTVEPANGLIDARHHLFWTREATYTGPPADGFESSRREWIPLKLVPDMIARGEIPAANMAAGLMMLHHMQLG
- a CDS encoding 3-hydroxybutyryl-CoA dehydrogenase — its product is MADIARVGVVGCGQMGAGIAEVCARSGLDVMVAETTGEALEIGRTRLHNSLSKAAERGKITAEERDETLGRLSFTTDLGEFADRDLVIEAVVENEQVKTEIFQVLDQVVTRPDAILASNTSSIPLVKLAVATSRPDQVIGIHFFNPAPVQKLVELIPALTTSDETIKRAEAVVQNVLDKHAIRAQDRSGFVVNALLIPYLLSAIRMFESGIASREDIDNGMEMGCAHPMGPLKLADLIGLDTVASVADSMYAEYKEPLYAAPPLLQRMVDAGRLGRKTGSGFYPYD